The following are encoded in a window of Fusobacterium simiae genomic DNA:
- a CDS encoding GNAT family N-acetyltransferase: MNILTRESIKIDYPIINKMLIELQNYHSKNIPTIYKKIDVFFTIDEYLKILKDRNTFFLLAILNKEIVGLIWLRVNKKSSKYEYERKQIWIEGIYVETKYRRKGIAKFLLNETIKKAKILNTKSIELMVWNFNEKSKKFFEKYFKVRALIMTMDNF, translated from the coding sequence ATGAATATTTTAACTAGAGAATCAATAAAAATTGACTACCCTATAATAAATAAAATGCTTATTGAATTACAAAATTATCATTCTAAAAATATTCCAACAATATATAAAAAAATAGATGTTTTTTTTACTATTGATGAATATTTAAAAATTTTGAAAGATAGAAATACATTTTTTCTTTTAGCTATTTTAAATAAAGAAATAGTTGGATTAATTTGGTTAAGAGTTAATAAAAAATCTAGTAAATATGAATATGAAAGAAAACAAATTTGGATTGAAGGTATATATGTTGAAACAAAGTATAGAAGAAAAGGAATTGCTAAATTTTTATTAAATGAAACTATCAAAAAAGCAAAAATTTTAAATACAAAAAGTATTGAATTAATGGTATGGAATTTTAATGAAAAATCTAAAAAATTCTTTGAAAAATATTTTAAAGTAAGAGCCTTAATAATGACTATGGATAATTTTTAA
- a CDS encoding MerR family transcriptional regulator has translation MDNKEDRLLTISQFSKLSGISRANLIFYDKENLLKPVLRKTNKYRFYEYNQISKAYKIVIFRKMGFSITEIYNYFMNFSKNLMLDMISNNIKNLESQIENLEQQKYNLSLYKRYIEKYESRNNEGIFEEEFFDSEELFLNPLSKKEKINKMNDFLIYCRKNNINIDYHIGRVFFKNLSSERDWHITECIFFKKIKGNYKKEAGKYLVYTNFSDGMNLNKLYKEVFQYIESKDYKINGSIYEDYPLSGIFATDENRHLIRISVAIKNYP, from the coding sequence ATGGATAATAAAGAAGATAGGTTACTAACTATTAGTCAATTTTCTAAACTTTCTGGAATATCAAGAGCCAATTTGATATTCTATGATAAAGAAAATTTATTAAAACCAGTTTTAAGAAAGACTAATAAATATAGATTTTATGAATATAATCAAATAAGTAAAGCTTATAAAATTGTAATTTTTAGAAAAATGGGTTTTTCTATTACTGAAATTTATAATTATTTTATGAATTTTTCTAAAAATTTAATGCTGGATATGATATCTAATAATATTAAAAATTTAGAAAGTCAAATTGAAAATTTAGAACAACAAAAATATAATCTCTCTTTATATAAAAGGTATATTGAAAAATATGAAAGTAGAAATAATGAGGGAATATTTGAAGAAGAATTTTTTGATTCAGAAGAATTATTTTTGAATCCTTTATCAAAAAAAGAAAAAATTAATAAAATGAATGATTTTTTAATATATTGTAGAAAGAATAATATAAATATTGACTATCATATTGGAAGAGTTTTTTTTAAAAATTTATCTTCCGAAAGAGATTGGCACATTACAGAATGTATTTTTTTTAAAAAAATAAAAGGTAATTATAAGAAAGAAGCTGGAAAATATTTAGTATATACAAATTTTTCTGATGGAATGAATCTAAATAAGTTATATAAAGAAGTATTTCAGTATATTGAAAGTAAAGATTATAAAATAAATGGAAGCATTTATGAAGACTATCCACTAAGTGGTATTTTTGCAACTGATGAAAATAGACATCTTATAAGAATTTCAGTAGCTATTAAAAATTATCCATAG